A window of Apium graveolens cultivar Ventura chromosome 8, ASM990537v1, whole genome shotgun sequence contains these coding sequences:
- the LOC141680810 gene encoding uncharacterized protein LOC141680810 yields the protein MGRTGIHDFKAVPSTYHMVLKFPTRNGVGEARRDQKMARSCYVAALRPDGTGGQVLPIEDMDVRENDELTIRKASRGLVPNSLRSLRPGVATDMPGIDPNLITHRLNVNPTRKAVKQKKRTYAPDRLETIKQEVKKLLEAGFIEEVQFPEWLANPIMVKKVNKKWRMCIDFTDLIDACPNDCYPLPRIDTLIDATAGHEMLSFMDGFSGYNQIRMHKGDTPKVSFITDFGVFCYLVMPFGFKNAGAT from the exons ATGGGTAGAACAGGGATCCATGATTTTAAGGCTGTGCCCTCAACCTACCACATGGTACTGAAGTTCCCAACTAGGAATGGTGTTGGAGAAGCGAGAAGAGATCAGAAAATGGCCCGTAGTTGCTACGTTGCAGCACTTAGGCCCGATGGAACCGGGGGGCAGGTCCTCCCTatagaagacatggatgtccgAGAGAATGACGAACTAACTATAAGGAAAGCCAGCCGAGGACTTGTTCCCAATTCTCTTAGATCCCTTAGACCCGGAGTAG CAACTGATATGCCTGGGATTGACCCGAATCTTATAACTCATAGATTGAACGTTAATCCAACTCGGAAGGCTGTAAAGCAaaagaagagaacttatgcccctgatAGGTTGGAAACCATTAAGCAGGAGGTCAAAAAACTTTTAGAAGCTGGATTTATTGAGGAAGTGCAATTCCCTGAATGGTTGGCCAACCCCATAATGGTTAAGAAGGTCAATaaaaagtggaggatgtgtattgACTTCACTGATTTGATTGATGCTTGTCCCAACGACTGTTACCCCCTACCAAGAATTGATACCCTGAtcgatgccactgctggacacgAGATGCTAAGCTTTATGGATGGCTTCAGTGGTTACAATCAGATTAGAATGCATAAGGGTGACACCCCCAAGGTATCCttcataactgactttggtgtattttgttatcttgttatgccTTTTGGatttaagaatgcaggagctacttaG
- the LOC141680812 gene encoding uncharacterized protein LOC141680812, translated as MVNTRRRNNSGTNTPVRPRTIASAVEVPPHSTYASTQGGTLVGATENICKLAEKFYPEDFLGDEKIHLQCELQHYGLDVPVHPDLKNLSTLGDLCHGLVTTGKTDMYPLVDRLLRLALTLPASTATSERAFSAMKIVKTSLRNRMEDEFLRDYLIVYIEKEIAETISAEEIIDSFYLIKERRAHLK; from the exons ATGGTGAATACACGGAGAAGAAACAATAGTGGAACAAACACTCCTGTTCGACCACGAACAATCGCATCAGCGGTGGAAGTACCACCTCACTCAACTtatgcctccacccaaggaggaaccctggTAGGGGCAACTGAG AACATTTGCAAGTTAGCTGAAAAGTTTTATCCAGAAGATTTTTTGGGAGATGAAAAAATCCATCTACAGTGTGAACTACAACATTATGGGTTAGATGTTCCGGTTCATCCAGATTTGAAGAATCTGTCTACTCTTGGTGATTTATGTCATGGATTGGTAACCACAGGGAAAACTGACATGTATCCATTAGTTGATAGACTATTAAGGCTTGCCTTGACTCTTCCAGCATCTACTGCAACATCTGAACGAGCTTTTTCTGCTATGAAAATTGTGAAAACAAGTCTTCGCAATCGAATGGAAGATGAATTTCTTAGGGATTATTTGATAGTGTATATTGAAAAGGAGATTGCGGAGACCATTTCTGCCGAGGAGATCattgattctttttatttgaTCAAAGAAAGGCGTGCACATCTCAAATAA
- the LOC141677728 gene encoding small ribosomal subunit protein cS23z, with product MLSMSVQTGIKSTFTCPTLPSCNGKHQAFSLPHLSNNFVIKSRPFRSIRSLCASATAEADAVVSETPVDDLASESVPAQEEPEKLKVGVKEVEKPTLVLKFIWMEKNIGLALDQKIPGHGTIPLSPYYFWPRKDAWEELKTTLESKPWISQKKMIILLNQATDIINLWQQSGGNLSGQQ from the exons ATGTTATCCATGTCTGTTCAGACAGGAATCAAGAGCACCTTTACATGTCCTACTTTACCTTCATGCAATGGGAAACACCAGGCTTTCTCATTGCCACATTTATCTAACAACTTTGTCATTAAAAGCAGACCATTTAGAAGTATCAGGAGCTTGTGTGCTTCCGCAACAGCAGAAGCTGATGCAGTTGTTTCGGAGACTCCTGTCGATGATTTAGCTTCAGAGTCTGTCCCTGCTCAGGAGGAACCTGAG AAGCTCAAAGTGGGGGTGAAGGAAGTGGAGAAGCCGACATTAGTGTTGAAGTTCATCTGGATGGAGAAGAACATCGGTCTGGCTCTCGATCAGAAGATACCAGGCCATGGCACCATTCCATTGAGTCCTTACTACTTCTGGCCTAGGAAAGATGCGTGGGAAGAGCTTAAGACTACACTAGAAAGCAAGCCATGGATATCGCAAAAGAAGATGATCATTCTTCTGAATCAGGCTACTGATATCATCAACTTGTGGCAACAAAGTGGTGGCAATTTGTCTGGACAGCAGTAA
- the LOC141677727 gene encoding uncharacterized protein LOC141677727 — protein sequence MSATTLLSCTTFSNTPKPSTYKPHLSPFIKHTQLAPFSYSSSSSSSSSSTSAFSLNLGLMHLKKVKYASCNATRRKLVPGDEASLDDEDENVRKVLQFMLWAAEAVYIGWLFLLPYAPGDPVWAISSDTISSLVGLSLNFFFVLPLMNSVGIRLIDAPVLHPMSEGLFNFVIGWTLMFAPLLFTDRKRDRYKGSLDILWGFQMFLTNTFLIPYMAIRLNEADGQYTPKKTSQLGTVMTNGAAVVGLTGGAVCLISVLWALFGREDGNFGALTERWEFLSSYLGSERLAYAFIWDICLYTIFQPWLIHDNLQNVRKSRISIVSYLKFVPVIGLAVYLLSLNLDEES from the exons ATGTCAGCCACCACCTTACTATCATGCACCACCTTTTCAAACACACCAAAACCATCCACTTACAAACCCCATTTATCACCTTTTATCAAACACACTCAACTTGCTCCATTCAgctactcatcatcatcatcatcatcatcatcatccacATCAGCATTTTCTTTAAATCTTGGTTTGATGCACTTGAAGAAAGTTAAGTACGCTTCTTGTAATGCAACTCGACGTAAATTAGTACCGGGTGATGAAGCTAGTTTAGATGATGAGGATGAGAATGTGAGGAAAGTGTTGCAGTTTATGTTGTGGGCTGCTGAAGCTGTTTATATTGGTTGGCTCTTCTTGCTTCCTTATGCTCCT GGAGATCCTGTATGGGCAATCAGTTCAGACACGATTAGTTCTCTTGTGGGACTTTCTCTGAACTTTTTCTTTGTACTTCCTCTCATGAATTCAG TTGGAATCCGTCTGATTGATGCTCCGGTGCTTCACCCG ATGTCCGAAGGTTTATTTAACTTTGTCATTGGATGGACACTGATGTTTGCACCTCTGTTGTTCACTGATCGTAAACGAGACAGATATAAAGGCTCGTTAGATATATTATGGGGCTTCCAGATGTTCCTCACAAACA CATTCTTGATTCCTTACATGGCTATACGTCTAAATGAGGCTGATGGCCAGTACACTCCTAAAAAGACCTCTCAACTAGGCACTGTCATGACTAATGGCGCAGCAGTTGTTGGACTGACTGGCGGAGCTGTGTGTTTGATATCCGTATTATGGGCTCTCTTTGGTCGAGAAGATGGTAATTTCGGTGCTCTTACAGAAAGATGGGAGTTCTTGTCAAGTTACCTAGGATCAGAAAGACTTGCTTATGCCTTCATATGGGATATCTGTCTCTACACTATTTTCCAGCCTTGGCTTATACACGATAACCTACAGAATGTTAGAAAAAGTAGGATTAGTATTGTGAGTTACCTTAAATTTGTACCAGTTATTGGTCTTGCTGTTTACCTGCTCAGTTTGAATCTTGATGAGGAGTCCTAA
- the LOC141677213 gene encoding uncharacterized protein LOC141677213 translates to MGRKIDALLGRTFKTYKFKPLVSLAISRLSVLKNQRQARMSVARSDVGELLKLGHQERALNRVEQVIKEQNMLDVFVIVEGYCHLFVERLDLIDKEKGCPEELEEAVSSLIYASTRCGEFPELQEMRAMFSSRFGKEFVARGTELRNNCKVNTKMVVKLSTRQPTLESRMKVLKAIASENGISLQLEEEYSLTTEKSFDAGSNLEDNSSFLLNDEKVESFSDSMKGRKKYKDVADAAQAAFESAAYAAAAARAAVELSRSGSYDPDDQNSPSPRMKKASSTPEPRVPYGRGLAREESEISITHHSVLEDEEIQMASKKSLSGSRPYDSDHILQGTEFSTNTEVQSKAFQSKVAFDESDDDDNDGTEQHAISSTRIRDLESNTVNDEDTSDGSDSEPQIFHKQYNVTSQAAPEWEPVPVNLKMNYDEKPKAERSLRLNLENRPISMRTRRVYR, encoded by the exons ATGGGAAGAAAGATTGATGCTCTACTAGGCCGGACATTCAAGACTTATAAGTTCAAACCTCTCGTCAGCCTCGCAATTTCCAGGCTCTCTGTGCTCAAGAATCAGCGACAGGCTCGCATGTCTGTGGCTCGATCTGATGTTGGTGAGCTACTCAAACTTGGCCATCAGGAACGTGCTCTCAATCGC GTTGAGCAGGTGATCAAGGAGCAGAACATGTTGGATGTGTTTGTTATAGTAGAAGGTTATTGTCATCTGTTCGTGGAGAGGCTTGATCTTATAGACAAAGAAAA GGGATGTCCAGAAGAGTTAGAGGAGGCGGTATCGAGCTTGATATATGCTTCAACAAGATGCGGAGAGTTTCCAGAGCTTCAAGAGATGCGTGCAATGTTCTCATCCCGTTTTGGGAAGGAATTTGTGGCTCGTGGTACTGAATTACGCAACAACTGTAAAGTCAATACTAAG ATGGTAGTGAAGCTGTCAACTAGACAACCAACCCTGGAGAGTAGAATGAAGGTACTGAAAGCGATTGCTTCTGAGAATGGCATTAGTTTACAACTCGAAGAAGAATACTCCTTAACGACTGAG AAGAGTTTTGATGCCGGATCAAACCTGGAAGATAATTCCTCATTTTTGCTTAATGACGAGAAAGTTGAAAGTTTCTCTGATTCTATGAAAGGAAGAAAAAAGTACAAGGATGTAGCTGATGCAGCACAGGCAGCATTTGAATCTGCAGCTTATGCAGCAGCTGCTGCAAGAGCAGCTGTGGAACTCTCTCGTTCCGGCTCATATGATCCAGATGATCAAAACAGTCCAAGTCCACGGATGAAAAAGGCATCTAGTACCCCTGAGCCTAGAGTCCCATATGGTCGAGGGTTAGCCAGAGAGGAATCTGAGATCTCTATCACTCATCATTCTGTGCTTGAGGACGAAGAAATACAAATGGCAAGTAAAAAATCATTATCTGGTTCAAGGCCATATGATTCTGATCATATCCTGCAAGGAACTGAATTTTCTACAAACACAGAGGTTCAATCCAAAGCATTTCAGAGTAAAGTTGCCTTTGATGAAAGcgatgatgatgataatgatgGCACTGAACAACATGCTATTTCCTCAACAAGAATCCGCGACTTGGAATCTAATACAGTTAATGATGAAGATACTTCAGATGGAAGTGATTCAGAGCCTCAAATATTTCACAAGCAATACAATGTGACATCTCAAGCAGCTCCAGAGTGGGAGCCGGTCCCTGTAAACCTCAAAATGAATTATGATGAAAAACCTAAAGCAGAACGTTCATTGCGGCTAAACTTGGAGAATAGGCCGATTTCAATGAGGACCAGGCGGGTGTACAGGTAG